The genomic DNA GAAATCGATGCGGCGATCGAGGCGCTTCGCATGGAAGACCCGCGGGCGGCAAGCGTGGTACAATTGCGCTTTTATACGGGCCTGTCGATCGACGAGACGGCTGCTGCACTGGGCATTGCGCCAAGTACCGTAGATCGGGAGTGGCGCTACGCCCGCTCGTGGCTTTTGCGATGGGTGCAGCGGGAGAGAGAGTCGGAACGGAAACCGTGAACTCCGCCAATCGGGAACGTGTCAAGGAATTGCTTTCTCGAAGCGCTCGACTTCCCGCCGTGGAGCGTGAAGCGTTCATCAGGCAGGCATGCGGTTCGGACCATCAAACCGCCGACGAAGCGATAGATCTTCTTGGCACATTGGACGATTCTCGGTTCATGAGCGCGCCCACCGGCGTCGGCCTGGGTGCCGCTCGCCCCAGAGCTCTGCCGCCCGGTGAAATTCCGGGCACGCGCATCGATCGCTATCGACTGCTGCAGTTGATCGGCGAAGGGGGCTTCGGCTCCGTATATATGGCCGAACAGTGCGAGCCGGTACAGCGGCGCGTGGCCCTGAAGATCATCAAGGCAGGAATGGACACCAAGCAGGTGATCGCCAGGTTTGAGCTCGAGCGGCAGGCGCTGGCGATGATGGATCATCCCAACATCGCGCGGGTGCTGGACGCCGGCGCCACAAAGACGGGTCGCCCCTACTTCGTGATGGAACTGGTTCGCGGTGAGCCCGTGACGGGCTACTGCGACCAGAGACGATTGGCGGTCAGTGAACGTCTTGAGCTGTTCCGGGATGTCTGCCACGCCGTGCAGCACGCGCATCAGAAAGGGATCATCCATCGAGACCTCAAGCCGACCAATGTCCTGGTCACCGTTGCCGACGGCCGGCCCGTACCAAAAGTAATCGACTTTGGAATTGCCAAGGCGACCGGCGCCCGTCTCACCGACAAGACCCTCTTTACCGAAATGCATCAGCTCATCGGAACGCCGGAGTACATGAGTCCGGAGCAGGCCGAGGTAGCCGGCATCGACGTCGACACGCGAAGTGACGTCTACTCACTTGGCGTGTTGCTGTATGAACTACTCGCGGGGAGTACACCTCTCCAGCGCGAACGACTGCGGTCCACACCCCTGGCGGAGATCCAGCGGCTCATCCGCGAAGAGGAGCCGCTCAAGCCCAGCTTGCGTTTCGCGGCCATCGCCGCTTCGTCCGCGGGCACAAACCGCTCGTGCTCCAGGGCCCTCGAGATCGCGCAGCAACGCCAATCAGAGCCGGCAAATCTCACACGCACGATTCGGGGTGACCTCGACTGGATCGTCCTGAAGTGCCTGGAGAAGGAGCGCTCGCGCCGCTACGGGACGGCCAACGCCCTGGCGGAGGATATTGGGCGATTTCTCGCGGACGAACCGGTGTTGGCGATACCGCCTCGTCGAAGCTACCGGCTACGAAAATTCGCTCGCCGCCACCGTGCAGGCCTGATCGGCGCCACTGCGGTTGGGCTAAGCCTCATGCTTGGAACGATCGGGGTGGCCATCGGTTTTGTCCGAGCGCGTGAGGCGGAGAGACTGGCGCTGACACGCTCCGAGGAGTCGTCGCGCTCTGCAGCAAAGGCTGCAGCCGTCAACAGCTTTCTCCAGGAAATGCTCGCGTCTGTCGATCCCGCGAAAGCGCAGGGAAGCGAGGTCACCATTCGACAGGCGCTCGACGAAGCCGCCGCGACCGTCGACGCCGGGAAACTCAGGGGTCAACCGAGTGTCGAGGCCGATCTGCGTTCCACCATTGGCACGACTTACTTTGCGATTGGCCACTATCTCGAAGCGGAGCACCAGCTGCGAGCCGCGTTGGCGCTCCACCAAGGATCGTCAAACGAAGACGCGGCCGATAGAGTGGCCGAGGACATGGGCAATCTTGCCGGCGTGGTTGGCGCAGAGGGAAATTATGCGGAGCAGGAATCATTGATGCGCCAGAGCCTTGAGATTCTACGGCGCCTTCATCCAGGCGACGACGTGAACGTGGCCGGCGCCGAACAGGGCCTTGCCGCTTCGCTGCGCGTGCAAGGAAAGCTTAACGAGGCGGAGCGGCATTATCGTGCGGCGCTGGAAATGCGTCGTCGTCTGTACGGCGCGGAGAACATCGAGATCGCACAGAGCCTGAACAGTTTGGCACTCTTGATGCAGAACAAGGGCAATCTCGCCGAGGCCGAGGCGCTTTTCCGTGACGCACTGGCCATGAGACGCAGGCTCCTTGGACCAATGCACCCGATAGTGGCTGATGCACTTAACAATCTGGCGAATCTCGTTCACCTGCGCGGAGACCTAACTGAACCGGAATCCTTGCTTCGCGAAGCACTCGATATACGCCGGACTGTCCTTGGCCCAGATCATCCCGCCGTGGCACAGAACATCAACAATATCGCCTCGCTGATGATCGATCAGAAGAAGTTCGCGAGTGCCGAAGGGCTCTACCGGGAGGCACTGGGCATCTGGCAGCCAATCTTGCCCGCCGATCATCTTGACCTCGCGGCCGCAAAGGACGGTCTTGGTTGTGCACTCTTGAATCAGGGGAGCCTCGCCGAGGCGGAATCTGTGCTTCGCGAGAGCCTGACCATCCGCGAATCCCGACAGCCCTCCACCGACATCCAGCGACTCACGACCGCGAGCATGTTGGGTGAGGCGTGTGCTCGAGAGGGGAAGTTCAAAGAAGCCGAGTCCATCCTGATGCAAACCTATTCAAGAATCGAAACAAACAGGAATAGCATTGCGCGACGGGAGACGATTGGGCGTCTGGTGGGGCTGTACGAGCAGTGGGACCGGCCAGCCGAAGCTGCCAAATGGCGAACCGAGCTCGAGCGCGCTTCGCAGGACGGTGGATAGACGGGATGCGCCAAGCCAGCGATTCTGCCATGTGCGCGACTTCCGGCAGACGAGGAGTACTCACACTGTAGCTCCTGAAAATGTCCTCCCCGCTGCCCGCCAATACATTCTGCGCTTTTGTGCTCGAGTTCTCGCCACTTGGGCTGAGCACGGTCCTCCCGCTTCCACGAACGGTACCGCGACTACGACAATTGCAATATGCGCAGAACGGCGCGCAACGACTGGACGGAACGCGAGCGCTCGATGGCTCGAAGCAGCGAGACCTTTACAGCTGCATCGGGGAGCCGAGTGTAGGCGAGCGAGGCACCGCAGACTCTCACAAAGACGACTACGAGCCTGAGAACGGCAACAAGCCGATCGACGCGCTGCCGAAGAGCGAGCACCTCACGCTGCAGGTCACGAAAGTCTGCATCAATGACGTCCAGAGTGATGACCTTGGCGGGAGCCGCGGTGAGCCAGCCGCGTGCTGTCGAGCATGGAATACCTCGTCGCGTCGCGTGTCCAATGACTCCGGTCGATCGGACCAGATCGCGGAGGCGATGATCGTGCCTGCGAAGAGCTCGAGTCGTGGAAGCCATGACTCCATCAACTGGGCCGCCGCAAAGGTGGCGAGTCGCAACACAATCTATATGCCGCGGCCCCTGATGAAGTGAGGCCTTTGATGCCTGAAACCACTGGTGATGATGGCGAAAACTCGCGCAAACAAGTGCACAATGTCGTGAGCGATAGCATGGCTGCGAGGCAGAGGAGGCCAAGCTCCGAACTGCCACACGCTTGACCAATCTCATATCGATCTACTGTTTCGTGAGCTGGCGGATCTTCTGGTTTTGCATGATCAACCGTACCGACCAAGACGCGCCTGCCGGGCTCGTGCTCACCAAGACCGAGCAACGCCTACTCGATCATATCGATCCGAAACCACCCGGCTCCATTAAGCCCACCGCGTCGCGTTATTTGCTCGCCGTCGCGAGACTCGGCGGATACATGTCGCGAGCGCTCGGCCGGCCACCTAGAAACATGGTTCTATGGCCTGGTCTCAACCGCCTCACTAACGCCCACCTCGGATATTGCATCGCCAACGGAATTGTGGGTAATTGGTTCGGCCGAACGCTTACGAAGTTTCTCGGGAGGCCGCGCATACCACAACCATGGTATCACAAGATAAAGAAAGTTCGTCCGAGGCGATCTCATTGTCAGGATCCCTCAAAACGAACAGAGTGACGACAGTCGCTGAATGGCCTCATCCCCCGGTGAAGGCGACTGCAAAGAGGGCAAAGTCGGCTAGGTCCACCGTGCCGTCTCCGGCCAGGTCGAAACAGCGGCATTGCAAACTAACCCGGATATTTCATGAGTTGACGTTGATTCGCGCATAAGGAAGGCCTTCGAACCTGGTATGATAGGGTTTGCTCCAACGCAATCATGCCGAGGCACGGAGGCCGTTCGTGACAGAGTGTAACC from Phycisphaerae bacterium includes the following:
- a CDS encoding serine/threonine protein kinase → MSAPTGVGLGAARPRALPPGEIPGTRIDRYRLLQLIGEGGFGSVYMAEQCEPVQRRVALKIIKAGMDTKQVIARFELERQALAMMDHPNIARVLDAGATKTGRPYFVMELVRGEPVTGYCDQRRLAVSERLELFRDVCHAVQHAHQKGIIHRDLKPTNVLVTVADGRPVPKVIDFGIAKATGARLTDKTLFTEMHQLIGTPEYMSPEQAEVAGIDVDTRSDVYSLGVLLYELLAGSTPLQRERLRSTPLAEIQRLIREEEPLKPSLRFAAIAASSAGTNRSCSRALEIAQQRQSEPANLTRTIRGDLDWIVLKCLEKERSRRYGTANALAEDIGRFLADEPVLAIPPRRSYRLRKFARRHRAGLIGATAVGLSLMLGTIGVAIGFVRAREAERLALTRSEESSRSAAKAAAVNSFLQEMLASVDPAKAQGSEVTIRQALDEAAATVDAGKLRGQPSVEADLRSTIGTTYFAIGHYLEAEHQLRAALALHQGSSNEDAADRVAEDMGNLAGVVGAEGNYAEQESLMRQSLEILRRLHPGDDVNVAGAEQGLAASLRVQGKLNEAERHYRAALEMRRRLYGAENIEIAQSLNSLALLMQNKGNLAEAEALFRDALAMRRRLLGPMHPIVADALNNLANLVHLRGDLTEPESLLREALDIRRTVLGPDHPAVAQNINNIASLMIDQKKFASAEGLYREALGIWQPILPADHLDLAAAKDGLGCALLNQGSLAEAESVLRESLTIRESRQPSTDIQRLTTASMLGEACAREGKFKEAESILMQTYSRIETNRNSIARRETIGRLVGLYEQWDRPAEAAKWRTELERASQDGG